One part of the Anaeromyxobacter sp. Fw109-5 genome encodes these proteins:
- a CDS encoding HNH endonuclease: protein MRVPRAAWTAKGRGRKTAQARSWCVWGYCLEVLHLREGAAGRRIQAMRVLRRFPSLEGALRDGRLCISTVQLLGQVLTEENLPDLVARAAYRTKAEVDHLVASLQARTAPRAGLRKLPDRAAAASAPALPLAAVDDGPAEPQEAIPAPAAAGGSLPPTVSALPDVPRPKTRAETRAVSESGWSQRVTIDASCKEDLETLTALLSHKIPDGDLAAVLREAIRCAIETHGKRKGAVAPQLQRQRKADRDPRPSAEPAAPTSTIPAIVRREVWKRDGGRCAWVAPDGRRCNSRWQLELDHIHPQALGGPSTVDNLRVACKSHNMLHAERTYGREHMDRFRRESVSERTGHAGTAPAAIQQGLWAT from the coding sequence TTGCGCGTCCCGCGCGCCGCGTGGACGGCGAAGGGGCGGGGACGGAAAACGGCGCAGGCGCGATCCTGGTGCGTTTGGGGGTATTGCCTGGAGGTGCTCCACCTGCGCGAGGGCGCGGCCGGGCGACGCATCCAGGCGATGCGGGTGCTGCGCCGGTTCCCCAGCCTCGAGGGCGCGCTTCGGGATGGCCGCCTTTGCATCTCCACCGTCCAGCTGCTCGGCCAGGTGCTGACCGAGGAGAATCTGCCCGACCTCGTCGCCCGGGCCGCGTACCGCACCAAGGCGGAGGTGGATCACCTCGTCGCCTCGCTCCAGGCGCGCACCGCTCCGCGGGCGGGCCTGCGCAAGCTGCCCGACCGCGCTGCAGCCGCGAGCGCGCCGGCGCTGCCGCTGGCGGCAGTGGATGACGGACCTGCCGAGCCGCAGGAGGCGATCCCCGCGCCGGCGGCGGCTGGTGGGTCGCTGCCGCCCACGGTCTCCGCGCTGCCCGACGTTCCCCGCCCGAAGACGCGGGCGGAGACCCGCGCCGTGAGCGAGAGCGGCTGGTCGCAGCGGGTCACCATCGACGCGTCCTGCAAGGAGGACCTCGAGACGCTCACCGCGCTGCTCTCGCACAAGATCCCGGACGGCGATCTCGCGGCGGTGCTCCGCGAGGCCATCCGCTGCGCCATCGAGACGCACGGCAAGCGCAAGGGCGCGGTCGCGCCGCAGCTGCAGCGTCAGCGGAAGGCGGACCGGGACCCACGGCCCTCTGCCGAGCCCGCCGCGCCCACGAGCACGATCCCGGCGATAGTGCGGCGCGAGGTCTGGAAGCGCGACGGCGGACGCTGCGCCTGGGTCGCTCCGGACGGGCGGCGCTGCAACAGCCGCTGGCAGCTGGAGCTCGACCACATCCACCCGCAGGCCCTGGGCGGACCCTCGACGGTCGACAATCTTCGGGTCGCTTGCAAGTCGCACAACATGTTGCATGCCGAGCGGACCTACGGGCGCGAGCACATGGATCGTTTCCGGCGTGAGAGCGTCTCCGAGCGGACGGGGCATGCCGGCACCGCGCCAGCTGCCATTCAGCAGGGCTTGTGGGCAACGTGA
- a CDS encoding nicotinate phosphoribosyltransferase: protein MPVPSQLYRPSLALLTDFYELTMAYAAWKSGLTRKEACFTLSFRKNPFAGGFSVAAGLEHVVDFVQHLRFDAEDLAFLGAQKGIDGQTLFERGFLDALAALELDVDVDAMPEGTVVFPHEPLVRVAGPIVPAMILETALLAIVNFQTLVATKAARVCLAARGEPVIEFGLRRAQGIDGGLAASRAAYVGGCAATSNTLAGRLYGIPVRGTHAHSWVMLHGDEREAFMAYARALPANCVFLVDTYGTLSGIDHAIEAGRWLRSQGKEMVGIRLDSGDLAWLSVQARRKLDDAGFPKAVILASNELDEHVIQSLKDQGATISMWGVGTRLVTGMGDGALGGVYKLGAVRDGPEGRWQPRVKVSDQTAKTNIPGVLQVRRFLRGGEFVADAIYEEGVGIPAPCVILDPLDPLRRKELEADLAGEDLLVPVFRRGRRVYDPPPLPDVRARTAAQLGRFHAGVKRFMNPHQFPVGLERGLHEMRARLVLEARGVDV from the coding sequence ATGCCCGTCCCCTCGCAGCTCTACCGCCCGTCGCTCGCCCTGCTCACCGATTTCTACGAGCTGACGATGGCGTACGCCGCGTGGAAGAGCGGCCTCACGCGCAAGGAGGCCTGCTTCACCCTCTCGTTCCGCAAGAACCCGTTCGCCGGCGGCTTCAGCGTGGCGGCCGGGCTCGAGCACGTCGTCGACTTCGTGCAGCACCTTCGCTTCGACGCGGAGGACCTGGCCTTCCTGGGAGCGCAGAAGGGGATCGACGGGCAGACCCTCTTCGAGCGCGGCTTCCTCGACGCCCTGGCGGCGCTGGAGCTCGACGTCGACGTGGACGCGATGCCGGAGGGGACGGTCGTGTTCCCGCACGAGCCGCTGGTGCGGGTCGCGGGCCCCATCGTCCCCGCGATGATCCTCGAGACGGCGCTGCTCGCGATCGTGAACTTCCAGACCCTCGTCGCCACCAAGGCCGCCCGCGTCTGCCTCGCGGCGCGCGGCGAGCCGGTGATCGAGTTCGGCCTGCGCCGGGCGCAGGGCATCGACGGCGGCCTGGCCGCGAGCCGCGCCGCGTACGTGGGCGGCTGCGCCGCGACCTCCAACACGCTCGCCGGGCGGCTCTACGGGATCCCCGTGCGCGGCACGCACGCGCACAGCTGGGTCATGCTCCACGGCGACGAGCGGGAGGCGTTCATGGCCTACGCCCGCGCGCTCCCCGCCAACTGCGTGTTCCTCGTCGACACGTACGGCACGCTCTCCGGGATCGACCACGCCATCGAGGCGGGGCGCTGGCTGCGCTCGCAGGGCAAGGAGATGGTCGGCATCCGGCTCGACTCGGGCGACCTCGCCTGGCTGTCGGTCCAGGCGCGCAGGAAGCTCGACGACGCCGGGTTCCCGAAGGCGGTCATCCTCGCCTCGAACGAGCTCGACGAGCACGTCATCCAGAGCCTCAAGGACCAGGGCGCGACCATCTCGATGTGGGGCGTCGGCACGCGCCTCGTCACCGGCATGGGCGATGGCGCGCTGGGGGGCGTGTACAAGCTCGGGGCGGTTCGCGACGGTCCGGAGGGGAGGTGGCAGCCGCGCGTGAAGGTCTCCGACCAGACCGCCAAGACGAACATCCCTGGCGTGCTCCAGGTCCGGCGCTTCCTGCGCGGGGGCGAGTTCGTCGCCGACGCCATCTACGAGGAGGGGGTCGGGATTCCCGCGCCCTGTGTGATCCTCGATCCGCTCGACCCGCTCCGCCGCAAGGAGCTCGAGGCCGACCTGGCCGGCGAGGATCTGCTCGTCCCCGTGTTCCGGCGCGGCCGCCGCGTCTACGATCCGCCACCCCTGCCCGACGTCCGTGCCCGGACCGCCGCGCAGCTCGGGCGCTTCCACGCCGGCGTGAAGCGGTTCATGAACCCGCACCAGTTCCCGGTCGGCCTCGAGCGCGGGCTGCACGAGATGCGCGCCCGGCTGGTGCTCGAGGCGCGGGGCGTGGACGTCTGA
- a CDS encoding aconitate hydratase, which yields MNDPLGVVTPFEIAPGKTGRLVSLPKLEELGYGPVSRLPVSLRIVLESLARNVDGHRVTEADVRALAGWQPRAERTQEIPFVVARVLLQDFTGVPLLVDLAAMRAAVARLGKDPLAVEPLVPVDLVVDHSVQVDAFGSRDALRYNMELEFDRNLPRYEFLKWGTQAFEKLRIVPPGIGICHQVNLEFLARGVLEQDGLHYPDTLVGTDSHTPMVNGLGLVAWGVGGIEAEAAMLGQPTYFLTPDVVGVHLAGALREGVTGTDLVLRVTELLRKAKVVGKFVEFFGEGAASLPVPERATISNMAPEYGATVGYFPPDERSIRYLEQTGRPAEVVQAFRAYYAAQGLLRVPRPGEVDYSEVIELDLSTVGAAVAGPKRPQDRIELGALKRTFQELFVRKDATGYGKPAGELGRRYALPDGAQPHAPGGGLQDSDTVPGAGSAKNTSELTEYEMINNRPTPDAIPSHPPRRQPQPAGAVEVGHGDVLIAAITSCTNTSNPGVMLAAGLLAKKAVERGLSVKPTVKTSLAPGSRVVSRYLEVTGLQRYLDALGFQTVGYGCTTCIGNSGPLDERIEKTLADHDVVAASVLSGNRNFEARVHQSLKANFLMSPPLVVAFAIAGRVDVDLEQEPLGVGGDGKPVFLRDVWPSAAEIDALRAAAADAEAYRTNYYGGFNENARWNALPIRGGKVYDWDAESTYIQEPPYFDPFPPAPGEPKDVTGARALAIFGDSVTTDHISPAGSIKPSSPAGQYLQSLGIGVRDFNSYGARRGNHHVMVRGTFANVRIKNLMVPGVEGGVTIHQPSGRRLPIHEAALEYAREGVPLAIVAGQEYGTGSSRDWAAKGTALLGVRFVVARSYERIHRSNLVGMGILPCQFPEGVSAQSLGLDGSETFELLGVAGKLAARQQARLVVRRTDGRTDAVDVRVRIDTPIEAEYYRHGGIMQYVLRQILARA from the coding sequence ATGAACGATCCGCTCGGCGTCGTGACCCCCTTCGAGATCGCCCCCGGGAAGACCGGCCGGCTCGTGTCGCTGCCGAAGCTCGAGGAGCTGGGCTACGGGCCCGTGTCGAGGCTCCCCGTCTCGCTCCGCATCGTGCTCGAGTCGCTCGCGCGGAACGTGGACGGGCACCGCGTGACCGAGGCGGACGTGCGCGCCCTCGCAGGGTGGCAGCCCAGGGCCGAGCGCACCCAGGAGATCCCCTTCGTCGTGGCGCGCGTGCTCCTCCAGGACTTCACGGGCGTGCCGCTCCTCGTGGACCTCGCGGCCATGCGCGCGGCGGTGGCCCGGCTCGGCAAGGACCCGCTCGCGGTCGAGCCGCTCGTGCCGGTGGATCTCGTGGTCGACCACTCGGTCCAGGTCGACGCGTTCGGCTCGCGGGACGCGCTCCGCTACAACATGGAGCTCGAGTTCGACCGCAACCTGCCGCGCTACGAGTTCCTGAAGTGGGGCACGCAGGCCTTCGAGAAGCTGCGCATCGTCCCGCCCGGCATCGGCATCTGCCATCAGGTCAACCTCGAGTTCCTCGCGCGCGGCGTGCTCGAGCAGGACGGCCTCCACTACCCGGACACGCTCGTCGGCACCGACTCGCATACGCCGATGGTGAACGGCCTGGGTCTCGTGGCCTGGGGAGTCGGCGGCATCGAGGCGGAGGCGGCGATGCTCGGCCAGCCGACGTACTTCCTCACCCCGGACGTCGTGGGGGTCCACCTCGCCGGCGCGCTGCGCGAGGGCGTCACCGGCACCGACCTCGTCCTGCGGGTCACCGAGCTGCTGCGCAAGGCGAAGGTGGTCGGCAAGTTCGTCGAGTTCTTCGGCGAGGGGGCGGCGAGCCTCCCGGTGCCCGAGCGCGCCACGATCTCGAACATGGCGCCCGAGTACGGCGCCACCGTGGGCTACTTCCCGCCCGACGAGCGGTCGATCCGCTACCTCGAGCAGACGGGCCGGCCGGCGGAGGTCGTCCAGGCCTTCCGCGCCTACTACGCCGCGCAGGGGCTGCTCCGCGTGCCGCGCCCGGGCGAGGTGGACTACAGCGAGGTGATCGAGCTCGACCTCTCGACCGTCGGCGCGGCCGTCGCAGGGCCGAAGCGGCCGCAGGACCGGATCGAGCTGGGCGCGCTGAAGCGCACGTTCCAGGAGCTGTTCGTCCGCAAGGACGCGACGGGCTACGGCAAGCCCGCCGGGGAGCTCGGGCGCCGCTACGCCCTGCCCGACGGGGCCCAGCCTCACGCCCCCGGCGGCGGCCTGCAGGACTCGGACACCGTCCCCGGCGCCGGGTCGGCGAAGAACACGAGCGAGCTCACCGAGTACGAGATGATCAACAACCGGCCCACGCCGGACGCGATCCCGTCGCACCCGCCGCGCCGCCAGCCGCAGCCCGCGGGGGCGGTCGAGGTGGGTCACGGCGACGTGCTCATCGCCGCCATCACCTCGTGCACGAACACCTCGAACCCGGGCGTCATGCTCGCCGCCGGGCTCCTCGCGAAGAAGGCGGTCGAGCGCGGGCTGTCGGTGAAGCCCACGGTGAAGACCTCGCTCGCCCCCGGCTCCCGCGTCGTCTCCCGCTACCTCGAGGTCACCGGCCTGCAGCGCTACCTCGACGCGCTCGGCTTCCAGACCGTCGGCTACGGCTGCACCACCTGCATCGGGAACTCGGGCCCGCTCGACGAGCGCATCGAGAAGACCCTCGCGGACCACGACGTGGTCGCCGCGTCGGTGCTCTCCGGGAACCGCAACTTCGAGGCGCGGGTCCACCAGAGCCTCAAGGCCAACTTCCTCATGAGCCCGCCGCTCGTGGTCGCCTTCGCGATCGCGGGGCGCGTGGACGTGGACCTCGAGCAGGAGCCGCTCGGCGTCGGCGGGGACGGGAAGCCCGTCTTCCTGCGCGACGTCTGGCCCTCCGCCGCCGAGATCGACGCGCTCCGCGCCGCCGCGGCGGACGCGGAGGCGTACCGCACGAACTACTACGGCGGCTTCAACGAGAACGCGCGGTGGAACGCGCTGCCGATCCGCGGCGGCAAGGTCTACGACTGGGATGCGGAGTCCACCTACATCCAGGAGCCGCCCTACTTCGACCCGTTCCCGCCCGCGCCGGGGGAGCCGAAGGACGTGACCGGGGCCCGCGCCCTCGCGATCTTCGGCGACTCGGTCACGACCGACCACATCAGCCCGGCCGGCTCGATCAAGCCCTCCTCGCCCGCCGGGCAGTACCTCCAGTCCCTCGGGATCGGCGTCCGCGACTTCAACAGCTACGGCGCGCGGCGCGGCAACCACCACGTGATGGTGCGGGGCACCTTCGCGAACGTGCGCATCAAGAACCTCATGGTCCCCGGCGTGGAGGGCGGGGTCACGATCCACCAGCCCTCGGGGCGGCGCCTCCCCATCCACGAGGCGGCGCTCGAGTACGCGCGCGAGGGCGTCCCGCTGGCGATCGTCGCCGGGCAGGAGTACGGCACCGGCAGCTCGCGCGACTGGGCCGCGAAGGGCACGGCGCTCCTCGGCGTCCGGTTCGTGGTGGCCCGCTCGTACGAGCGGATCCACCGCTCCAACCTGGTCGGGATGGGGATCCTCCCCTGCCAGTTCCCCGAGGGGGTCTCCGCGCAGTCGCTCGGCCTCGACGGCAGCGAGACGTTCGAGCTCCTCGGCGTCGCGGGGAAGCTCGCGGCGCGGCAGCAGGCGAGGCTCGTCGTAAGGCGCACGGATGGACGGACCGACGCCGTCGACGTGCGGGTGCGGATCGACACGCCGATCGAGGCCGAGTACTACCGGCACGGCGGGATCATGCAGTACGTGCTCCGGCAGATCCTCGCCCGCGCCTGA